CAATACCAAAACGCATTTTGAGTACTTTTTCTTCGCGGGGAGTGAGTGTTTTTAATACTTCACGAACACGATCTTTTAGATCTGAGCTTGCAACGGTATCTGCAGGTGAAGATTCTTTATCATTTTCAATAAAGTCTTTGATATACGCATCTTCGCTATCGCCAACAGGAGTTTCAAGTGATATTGGCTCTTTTGAAATTTTGATGATGTTTTTAATCTTTTTCTCATCAAGATTAAGTTCTTTTGCAAGTTCAGCGTATGTTGGTTCGCGACCGTTTTCTTGTATGAATGTTCTTTTGATTTTGTTGATCTTGTTCAACGTTTCAACCATATGGACAGGAACACGAATTGTTCGTGATTGATCAGCAATAGCACGCGTAATTGCTTGACGAATCCACCATGTTGCATAGGTAGAAAATTTGTAACCACGTTCAAATTCAAACTTTTCAACTGCTTTCATCAAACCAATGTTACCTTCTTGAATAAGATCTAAAAAGTGCAATCCGCGGTTGACGTATTTTTTAGCAATGTTAACAACAAGTCGCAAGTTTGCTTTAGCAAGGTTGTCTTTTGCTATTTTATCTTGCTTTTGACCTAACACGAGTTGGTTGTAGTAGTTTAAAATAAGATGTTTTGGTAAACCAATTTCTACTTCAAGCTTTTTGAGTGTTTTTGTTGCAGCTCGCATAGAAGATTCAAGTTCTTCCATTTCATTTTTTTGAGTTGGAGTGAGTGTTTCAATATTTTGAAATTCTTTTAATTGAGCATTAGAAGCCTGAGCAACTGTTTCTTTTTCATTGAATTTACCAATGTATTTTTCAATTCTTTTGCAGAATTTTCTAATCAGTTTGTTAGAAAATCTGATTGTGCGAATTGTTTCACCAATTTTTTCTTTGTTTGCTTTGACCGCATCAAGCATTTCTTTCTTTTTCTTGGGGTCGGCTAATTGGCTGCGGTATGTGTGATAGATTTTCTCTTCATTTTCAATAAGACTATTTACCGTTGCTATTGTTTGCAACAAGCTACGTTTTTCTTCTTCAACCTTTGGGATGTTGTCTTCATCAAATTCAGAGAACTGAATAATGTCTTTTAAATTAAGAATATTTTTTTCAAGTTTTTCACCCATAAGAACAAATTCCTTATGGAGAAATGGAAATCGGGAAATAGCCTCAATGCTATTGTTTTTACTTTGAGAAATTTGATCAGCAATTGTTGTTTCAGTTTTTTTATTTAAAAGAGGTATTTTTCCAATGTCACGCAAGTAGGATTTGACACTGTCGGCAACGCTTGATTCAGTTTCACGTTTAATTTCGCCTTCTTCTTCCTCTTCTTCCTCTTCTTCTTCCTCTTCCTCAAACTCTCCTGATTCCAGACCAAATGTTTCAAGTTTTGTTTTGAGTTTTAAGCGTGAAGGCTCGAGTTCTTCAAGATCATCTTTTTTCAGATCGTCAGTTTCAAGTTCTTCTTGAGTAACAAGTTCAACATTTTCTTTTTCAAGAACACGTAATATATCAGTAACCTCTGCATCAGTTACGTTGTTTTTATCGCCAAAAGCAATAAGTTCTTCGTAGCTTAACAAGCCGCTGAGTTTACACTTCTCAATAAACTCTTCGATGATTTCTTTATGTAAATCAATATTATTGGTTGTCTTTTTGACAGTTTTCTTAGCAGTAGGTTTAGCCTTGGTCATTTTTTCCCCGCCATATTTTTTTATTATGGTTGCTGTTAGAGGTTATTTTTGTTGTGGAGCAGCAATCAACTTGTTCTGGAGCTCCATAAAATCACGCAATATAAGAGCGACTTTGTTGGCATCAC
The sequence above is a segment of the Candidatus Babeliales bacterium genome. Coding sequences within it:
- a CDS encoding sigma-70 family RNA polymerase sigma factor, whose translation is MTKAKPTAKKTVKKTTNNIDLHKEIIEEFIEKCKLSGLLSYEELIAFGDKNNVTDAEVTDILRVLEKENVELVTQEELETDDLKKDDLEELEPSRLKLKTKLETFGLESGEFEEEEEEEEEEEEEGEIKRETESSVADSVKSYLRDIGKIPLLNKKTETTIADQISQSKNNSIEAISRFPFLHKEFVLMGEKLEKNILNLKDIIQFSEFDEDNIPKVEEEKRSLLQTIATVNSLIENEEKIYHTYRSQLADPKKKKEMLDAVKANKEKIGETIRTIRFSNKLIRKFCKRIEKYIGKFNEKETVAQASNAQLKEFQNIETLTPTQKNEMEELESSMRAATKTLKKLEVEIGLPKHLILNYYNQLVLGQKQDKIAKDNLAKANLRLVVNIAKKYVNRGLHFLDLIQEGNIGLMKAVEKFEFERGYKFSTYATWWIRQAITRAIADQSRTIRVPVHMVETLNKINKIKRTFIQENGREPTYAELAKELNLDEKKIKNIIKISKEPISLETPVGDSEDAYIKDFIENDKESSPADTVASSDLKDRVREVLKTLTPREEKVLKMRFGI